The Mycobacteriales bacterium genome segment GTAGTGAGCCTCGGGCGCGCTACCAGTACTGATGTGCCGCTCTCACTCATCGCGCAGGGCCAGCGGCTTGAGTTCGGCGCTACGGTTCTGGCCGTGCATGGGATCGTGCGCGGGGCACCGCTTCTCCTGGCCCTGGCCATAACGCCTACGGCGTGCTCCGCCTCGCCGAAGTCCACGGAGTGCCTCTCGTCCATGCGCACGGTCGAGAAGAAGGTCCACGCGACTCATCTCACAGACCATCAGTTGATCGCGCTCGGCAAGACGATATGCCGCACCCTGTCCGTCGGAGAGCCCCACAAACAGCAAGTCGTTCTCGCCGACGCGCGTCTGGGCAGCGCCGTGACGGGCACCGCCGCCTACTTCCTGGCGATCCAGGAGTTCTGCCCCAACCAGGCCAGCCAGTAGGTGCCGTTCTCGCGCGGTCTCGGCCGGCGGCGAAATCGATCGAGAGCGGCACCCTCACGTCGCCGTTTTGACCTAGACGATCCTAGAAATCTGCGAGCTCGGCACGGGCGGTGAGCACGTCACGGACGGCGCCGTTGTCGACCAGCTTCTGAAACATCGGATCGCCGCCGCGGGCGAGTTGAAGAACGTTCTCGCAATGCGCTTCAAGTCGTCGATCGAGGACAGCTAGCAGGTCGGCGACCTGGCCCTCCCAGCCGTACTTCCCAAGCAGCAGCGCTAGCCGGCGGCGGCGATCACCGAAGGCACTGAATCCCTCGGCTGCTGCGACATGTCGGGCGTGAAGTGGCACCCACGCGCAGGCCGTAAAGGCCAGGTCCCATTCCGGAGCCCCTGGGCCGGCGAAGTCCCAGTCGAAGAACCCCGCCAGCCGGCCGCCGTTCCAGGCTGCGTTATACGGCGTCGCGTCGTTGTGACAGATGATCTGTCCCGGCGCGCACTGCCCTCCCATGCGCCAAGTGGCATCGGACGGAGGAA includes the following:
- a CDS encoding DUF732 domain-containing protein, whose protein sequence is MRTVEKKVHATHLTDHQLIALGKTICRTLSVGEPHKQQVVLADARLGSAVTGTAAYFLAIQEFCPNQASQ
- a CDS encoding phosphotransferase yields the protein MAHRPSRRRDHAATPALTDETLPQVAEWLRDYHRAVADFVPPSDATWRMGGQCAPGQIICHNDATPYNAAWNGGRLAGFFDWDFAGPGAPEWDLAFTACAWVPLHARHVAAAEGFSAFGDRRRRLALLLGKYGWEGQVADLLAVLDRRLEAHCENVLQLARGGDPMFQKLVDNGAVRDVLTARAELADF